A single Ammospiza caudacuta isolate bAmmCau1 chromosome 6, bAmmCau1.pri, whole genome shotgun sequence DNA region contains:
- the CCNK gene encoding cyclin-K, protein MKENKENSSPSVNLANLDHTKPCWYWDKKDLAHTPSQLEGLDPATEARYRREGARFIFDVGTRLGLHYDTLATGIIYFHRFYMFHSFKQFPRYVTGACCLFLAGKVEETPKKCKDIIKTARSLLNDVQFGQFGDDPKEEVMVLERILLQTIKFDLQVEHPYQFLLKYAKQLKGDKNKIQKLVQMAWTFVNDSLCTTLSLQWEPEIIAVAVMYLAGRLCKFEIQEWTSKPMYRRWWEQFVQDVPVDVLEDICHQILDLYSQGKQQMPHHTPHQLQQPPSLQSTPQAPTVQQSQQSQSSEQSQTQQQKESQQSAQQQQQQQTQAQQSKKPSPQSSPPRQIKRPAAVSPKEETKAAEPPPPSKIPKIETSHPPIPPAHPPPERKPPLTTAVSMGEPEQSTTVDSVDVPKVQIPPPAHPAPVHQPPPLPHRPPPPPPTSYITGMSTTNSYMSGEGYQSLQSMMKTEGPTYGALPPAYGPPAHLPYHPHVYPPNPPPPVPPPPPASFPPPNIPPPTPGYPPPPTYNPNFPPPRLPPTHAVPPHPPPGLGMPPASYPPPTVPPGGQPPVPPPIPPPGMPPVAGLGRATWMR, encoded by the exons ATGAAGGAGAATAAAGAAAATTCCAGCCCTTCTGTAAACTTGGCAAACCTGGACCATACAAAGCCATGCTGGTACTGGGATAAGAAAGATTTGGCACACACACCATCCCAGCTTGAAGGGCTTGATCCAGCTACAGAGGCACGATACCGCAGGGAAGGGGCCAGATTCATTTTCGACGTGGGAACACGCTTAGGGCT ACATTATGACACTCTAGCAACCggaataatttatttccatCGCTTTTACATGTTTCATTCCTTCAAACAGTTCCCAAGATAT GTGACAGGAGCCTGCTGTCTCTTCCTGGCAGGAAAGGTTGAAGAAACACCCAAGAAATGTAAAGACATAATTAAAACAGCTCGTAGCTTGCTAAATGATGTACAGTTTGGGCAGTTTGGAGATGACCCAAAG GAAGAAGTGATGGTACTTGAAAGAATCTTACTACAAACAATAAAGTTTGATTTGCAAGTGGAACATCCATACCAATTTCTTCTCAAGTATGCCAAACAACTCAAAG gagacaaaaataaaattcaaaaactGGTTCAAATGGCATGGACATTTGTCAATGACAG cctctgcactacgctgtccctgcagtgggagCCTGAGATCATTGCTGTTGCAGTCATGTACTTAGCAGGCCGATTGTGTAAGTTTGAAATACAGGAATGGACATCCAAACCAATGTACAGGCGCTGGTGGGAGCAGTTTGTCCAAGATGTTCCTGTTGATGTTTTGGAAG ATATCTGCCATCAGATCCTGGATCTATACTCACAGGGAAAACAGCAAATGCCTCATCATACTCCTCATCAGTTGCAGCAGCCACCATCTCTTCAGTCTACACCCCAGGCACCTACAGTACAGCAGTCCCAGCAATCCCAGAGTTCAGAGCAATCCCAGACCCAGCAGCAAAAAGAGTCTCAGCAGTcagcacagcaacagcagcagcagcaaacacaagCACAGCAATCTAAAAAGCCCTCTCCCCAGTCAAGCCCTCCTAGGCAGATTAAAAGACCAGCA gcTGTATCtccaaaagaagaaacaaaggcagcag AACCACCGCCTCCATCTAAAATTCCTAAAATTGAAACTTCACATCCACCAATACCTCCTGCACATCCACCTCCAG agcgCAAGCCTCCTTTGACAACAGCAGTTTCAATGGGAGAACCAGAGCAATCTACTACTGTGGACTCAGTAGATGTGCCAAAGGTCCAgattcctcctcctgcccatccTGCCCCAGTACATCAACCTCCCCCTCTGCCACATCgtcccccacccccaccccccacCAGTTACATTACAGGGATGTCTACTACAAATTCCTACATGTCAGGGGAGGGTTACCAGAGTCTGCAGTCAATGATGAAGACAGAAGGACCAACATACGGAGCTTTACCACCGGCCTATGGACCACCAGCTCATCTACCATATCATCCTCATGTCTACCCTCCCAACCCTCCACCACCAGTTCCACCTCCACCCCCTGCTTCTTTCCCCCCACCCAATATTCCACCTCCTACTCCTGGATATCCTCCTCCGCCTACATACAACCCTAATTTCCCACCTCCGAGACTGCCTCCAACTCATGCAGTGCCACCTCAtccacctccagggctgggaatgccaCCAGCTAGTTACCCCCCTCCTACTGTTCCCCCAGGGGGACAGCCACCTGTACCACCTCCAATTCCACCACCTGGTATGCCACCTGTAGCAGGACTTGGACGTGCTACCTGGATGAGATAG